The proteins below come from a single Plasmodium sp. gorilla clade G2 genome assembly, chromosome: 13 genomic window:
- a CDS encoding tetratricopeptide repeat family protein, putative: protein MLKLKHVIKTVERKYFRFCSRSFSLCNKIYYNGPKDTYINSGFELKNEDTEKLIELVKESLKLKLLSCSYCSEEIAKHYLELAILEHKNLLLNESKDHYIKSYEIYKKIHGDISIMCANLETYIGVVYKDLGDLKKSEDFLQLSLSNKKMVVKEKKYLLIDTLNNLGSLYQHKKEYNTSIEYFEECIRILMSSEIELNKNEQITLCYYNLSFSYIGLNDINSSITCLIRSYNTANQIFGPDHNLTQRIKALYERLKKETSLKE, encoded by the coding sequence ATGCTGAAGCTGAAACATGTAATAAAAACTGttgaaagaaaatattttcgTTTCTGCAGTCGTAGTTTTAgtttatgtaataaaatatattataatggaCCTAAAGATACTTATATAAATTCAGGgtttgaattaaaaaatgaagacaCAGAAAAATTAATTGAACTAGTTAAAGAAagtttaaaattaaaactcCTATCTTGTTCATATTGTTCAGAAGAAATAGCTAAACATTATTTGGAGCTAGCCATTTTGGAACATaagaatttattattaaatgaatcaaaagatcattatataaaaagttatgaaatatataaaaaaattcatgGAGATATAAGTATAATGTGTGCAAATCTTGAAACATATATAGGAGTAGTATACAAAGATTTAGGAGATCTAAAAAAATCAGAAGATTTTCTacaattatcattatctaataaaaaaatggtagttaaagaaaaaaaatatttattaattgatACATTAAATAATCTAGGTTCATTATATCAGCATaagaaagaatataataCTTCTATAGAATATTTCGAAGAATGTATAAGAATATTAATGTCCTCAGAAATAGaactaaataaaaatgaacaaataacattatgttattataatttatctttttcatatattgGATTGAATGATATAAACTCTTCTATTACTTGTTTAATTAGATCATATAATACTGCAAATCAGATATTCGGTCCAGATCATAATCTAACACAAAGAATTAAGGCTTTGTATGAACGTTTAAAAAAGGAAACATCCTtaaaggaataa
- a CDS encoding casein kinase II beta chain, which translates to MEYVSNDESANDIIQDESNEGEIELTEAEFYDLTNINDKIDEEIIDDDEEEVNKDDQENDNVQVYNIDDDDNDVNNDVNNDVLLLEKQRDNDVNEEEEEEEEEEEEEEEEEEEEEEEEEEEEEEEEDDDDDDDDDDDDDDDDDDDDYDDEYDEDDFNEATVSWIEWFCQLKQNLFLVEVDEDFIRDEFNLIGLQTKVPHFKKLLKIILDEDDDDDDDDDDDYDDDDDEINRDSEEMYKNKDMHEQNAACLYGLIHSRFILTSKGLALMREKYKSGIYGTCPSIYCENAKLLPTAISEIPKFLSPLLYCPRCCETYYPSKNSLLNQLDGCYFGTSFASFFALSFNIASDKKKVYYTPQICGFTINRNIRETLYMDVNKDNTESSEECQ; encoded by the exons ATGGAGTATGTTTCAAATGATGAAAGTGCAAATGACATAATCCAAGATGAAAGTAATGAAGGAGAAATTGAATTAACTGAGGCGGAGTTTTATGACCTtacaaatattaatgataagatagatgaagaaataatagacgatgatgaagaagaagttAATAAAGATGATCAAGAAAACGATAATGTCCAAGTTTATAATATTgacgatgatgataatgatgtaAATAATGATGTAAATAATGATGTTCTTTTATTAGAGAAACAAAGAGATAATGATGTAAATGAAGAAGAGGAAgaggaagaagaagaagaggaggaggaagaagaagaagaagaagaagaagaggaAGAGGAGGAGgaggaagaagaagaagaagaagatgatgatgatgatgacgatgatgatgacgatgatgacgatgatgatgacgatgatgattatgatgatgaataTGATGAAGACGATTTCAATGAAGCAAca GTGTCTTGGATTGAATGGTTTTGTCAATTGAAACAGAATCTTTTCCTTGTTGAAGTAGACGAAGATTTTATAAGAGACGAATTTAATTTGATAGGACTTCAAACGAAAGTTCCTCATTTTAAGAAgctattaaaaattatattagatgaagatgatgatgacgATGATGACGACGATGatgattatgatgatgatgatgatgaaataaaTCGTGATTCAGAagaaatgtataaaaataaagatatgcATGAGCAAAATGCTGCATGTTTATATGGATTAATACATAGTCGTTTTATATTAACATCTAAAGGATTGGCATTAATgagagaaaaatataaatcaggAATATATGGTACTTGCCCAAGTATTTATTGTGAAAATGCAAAATTATTACCAACAGCAATATCTGAAATACCCAAATTTTTAAGtccattattatattgtcCTAGATGTTGTGAAACATATTATCCCAGTAAAAATTCTTTATTAAATCAATTAGATGGTTGTTATTTTGGTACCAGCTTTGCTTCTTTCTTTGCcctttcttttaatatagcttcagataaaaaaaaagtttattATACCCCACAAATTTGTGGTTTTACaattaatagaaatataagGGAGACCTTATATATGGATGTTAATAAGGATAACACAGAGTCTTCTGAAGAATGCCAATGA
- a CDS encoding sporozoite protein essential for cell traversal translates to MKIRICFVLILVLLKCVLSYNLNNDLTKNNNFSLNTYVRKDDAEDDSKNEIVDNIQKMVDDFSDDIGFVKTSMREVLLDTEASLEEVSDHVVQNISKYSLTIEEKLNLLDGLFEEFIENNKGLISNLSKRQQKLKRDKIKKVCDLILKKLKKLENMNKLIKYKIIIKYGNKDDKKEMIQTLKNEEGISDDFKNNLSNYETEQNNNDIKEIELVNFISTNYDKFVINLEDLNKELLMDLNTALS, encoded by the exons atgaaaatccGGATTTGTTTTGTCCTTATTTTAGTCTTGTTAAAATGTGTGCTATCTTACAATCtaa ataACGATTTAActaagaataataatttttcctTAAATACATATGTCAGAAAAGATGATGCGGAAGATGATTCAAAAAATGAG ATTGTtgataatatacaaaaaatggTTGATGATTTTAGTGATGATATAGGTTTTGTAAAAACATCGATGCGTGAAGTTTTACTCGATACCGAAGCGTCGCTTGAAGAAGTATCAGATCATGTTGTACAAAA CATATCAAAATATAGTTTAACCATTGAAGAAAAACTTAATCTTTTGGATGGGCTTTTCGAAGAATTTATTGAAA ataATAAAGGCCTCATATCCAACTTATCAAAAAGACAACAAAAACTTAAAAgggataaaattaaaaaggttTGTGATTTGATCTTAAAAAAGTTAAAAAAGTtagaaaatatgaacaaacttattaaatataaaataataataaaatatggaaataaagatgataaaaaagaaatgatacAGACATTGAAAAATGAGGAAGGTATATCTGATGATttcaaaaataatttatcaaatTATGAAACAGAACAAAATAAcaatgatataaaagaaatagaattagttaattttatttcaacaaattaTGATAAGTTTGTTATTAACCTAGAAGACCTTAATAAGGAGTTGCTAATGGATTTAAACACAGCcttatcataa
- a CDS encoding myosin A, with amino-acid sequence MAVTNEEIKTASKIVRRVSNVEAFDKSGSVFKGYQIWTDISPTIENDPNIMFVKCVVQQGSKKEKLTVVQIDPPGTGTPYDIDPTHAWNCNSQVDPMSFGDIGLLNHTNVPCVLDFLKHRYLKNQIYTTAVPLIVAINPYKDLGNTTNEWIRRYRDTSDHTKLPPHVFTCAREALSNLHGVNKSQTIIVSGESGAGKTEATKQIMRYFAASKSGNMDSRIQTAIMAANPVLEAFGNAKTIRNNNSSRFGRFMQLVISHEGGIRYGSVVAFLLEKSRIITQDDNERSYHIFYQFLKGANSTMRSKFGLKGVTEYKLLNPNSTEVSGVDDVKDFEEVVESLKNMELSESDIEVIFSIVAGILTLGNVRLIEKQEAGLSDAAAIMDEDMGEFNKACELMYLDPELVKREILIKVTVAGGTKIEGRWNKNDAEVLKYSLCKAMYEKLFLWIIRHLNTRIEPEGGFKTFMGMLDIFGFEVFKNNSLEQLFINITNEMLQKNFVDIVFERESKLYKEEGISTAELKYTSNKEVINVLCEKGKSVLSYLEDQCLAPGGSDEKFVSSCTTNLKENDKFTPAKVASNKNFIIQHTIGPIQYCAESFLLKNKDVLRGDLVEVIKDSPNPIVKQLFEGQVIEKGKIAKGSLIGSQFLNQLTSLMTLINSTEPHFIRCIKPNENKKPLEWCEPKILIQLHALSILEALVLRQLGYSYRRTFEEFLYQYKFVDIAAAEDSSVENQNKCVNILKLSGLSESMYKIGKTMVFLKQEGAKILTKIQREKLVEWENCVSVIEAAILKHKYKQKVNKNIPSLLRVQAHIRKKMVAQ; translated from the exons atggctgttacaaatgaagaaataaaaacgGCAAGTAAGATTGTTAGAAGAGTTTCAAATGTAGAAGCATTTGACAAAAGTGGTTCAGTTTTTAAG GGTTATCAAATATGGACTGATATATCCCCAACAATAGAAAATGATCCAAATATTATGTTTGTAAAATGTGTTGTACAACAAGgatcaaaaaaagaaaaattaaccGTTGTACAAATTGACCCACCCGGAACCGGAACT CCATACGATATTGATCCAACTCACGCATGGAACTGCAACTCTCAAGTAGACCCCATGTCTTTTGGTGATATTGGTCTTTTAAATCACACCAACGTCCCATGTGTACTTGACTTTTTAAAGCAcagatatttaaaaaatcaaatataCACCACTGCTGTTCCCCTTATTGTTGCAATAAACCCATACAAGGATTTAGGAAACACCACTAATGAATGGATTCGTAGATATCGTGATACATCTGACCACACTAAGTTGCCACCACACGTATTCACATGTGCCAGAGAAGCTTTGTCTAATCTTCATGGTGTAAACAAGAGCCAAACTATTATCGTATCTGGTGAATCTGGTGCAGGAAAAACAGAAGCAACAAAACAAATCATGAGATATTTCGCTGCCTCTAAGAGTGGAAATATGGATTCACGTATTCAAACTGCAATTATGGCTGCAAATCCAGTTCTTGAAGCTTTTGGTAATGCGAAAACTATAAGAAATAACAATTCATCTCGTTTTGGTCGTTTCATGCAGTTGGTTATATCCCATGAAGGAGGTATAAGATACGGTTCTGTTGTTGCTTTTCTGTTGGAAAAGTCTAGAATTATTACACAAGATGATAATGAAAGGTCATATCACATATTTTATCAATTTCTTAAGGGTGCAAATAGTACGATGAGATCTAAATTTGGTTTAAAAGGAGTTACTGAATACAAATTATTGAATCCAAATTCAACCGAGGTAAGTGGAGTAGATGATGTAAAAGATTTTGAAGAGGTAGTTGAATCCTTGAAAAATATGGAATTGAGTGAATCCGATATTGAAGTAATATTTTCGATAGTAGCTGGTATATTAACATTAGGAAATGTAAGATTAATTGAGAAGCAAGAAGCTGGATTAAGTGATGCTGCTGCTATTATGGATGAGGATATGGGTGAGTTTAATAAAGCTTGTGAATTGATGTATTTAGATCCTGAATTAGTAAAAAGAGAAATACTAATTAAGGTGACAGTTGCTGGAGGAACCAAAATTGAAGGTAGAtggaataaaaatgatgCAGAAGTGTTGAAATATTCCTTATGTAAAGCTATGTATgagaaattatttttatggatCATAAGACATTTGAATACAAGAATTGAACCAGAAGGTGGATTTAAAACATTTATGGGTATGTTAGATATTTTTGGTTTTGaagtatttaaaaataattctttggaacaattatttattaacatTACTAATGAAATGCTTCAGAAAAATTTTGTAGATATAGTTTTTGAAAGAGaatcaaaattatataaagaagaagGAATATCAACAGCTGAATTAAAGTACACTAGTAATAAGGAAGTAATCAATGTACTTTGTGAGAAGGGTAAATCAGTTCTTTCTTACTTAGAGGATCAATGTTTAGCTCCTGGAGGAAGCGATGAAAAGTTTGTAAGTTCCTGTACTACAAATTTAAAGGAGAATGATAAGTTTACTCCAGCTAAGGTAGCATcgaataaaaattttataatacaaCATACTATAGGACCAATTCAATATTGTGCTGAAAGCTTTTTGCTTAAAAACAAGGATGTCTTAAGAGGTGATTTAGTTGAAGTAATTAAGGATTCTCCAAATCCAATAGTAAAACAGTTATTTGAAGGTCAAGTAATTGAGAAGGGTAAAATAGCAAAAGGATCATTAATAGGTTCTCAATTTTTAAATCAATTGACATCTTTAATGACTTTGATAAATAGTACTGAACCACATTTTATACGTTGTATTAAaccaaatgaaaataaaaaaccaTTAGAATGGTGTGAACCCAAAATATTAATTCAGCTTCATGCCTTATCTATTTTAGAAGCATTAGTATTAAGACAATTAGGATATTCTTATAGAAGAACCTTTGAAGAATTCttatatcaatataaatTTGTTGACATTGCTGCTGCTGAAGATTCATCAGTTGAAAACCAAAATAAATGTGTTAACATATTAAAGTTGTCTGGACTTTCTGAATCCATGTATAAGATAGGAAAAACCATGGTCTTTTTGAAACAAGAAGGTGCAAAAATATTGACAAAAATACAAAGAGAAAAACTTGTTGAATGGGAAAATTGTGTGAGTGTAATTGAAGCTGCTATACTTAAACATAAATACAAACAAAAGGTTAACAAAAATATACCTTCTCTTTTGAGAGTACAAGCTCAtatcagaaaaaaaatggtagctcaataa
- a CDS encoding transcription activator, putative, with translation MYIREQDEDISTEPVVYICGECGIDTVIPPNASLRCKNCGSKIFFKKRSRRVMQYEAR, from the exons atgtatataagaGAACAAGATGAAGATATATCAACAGAACCtgtggtatatatatgtggag aaTGTGGTATTGACACTGTAATACCACCAAACGCATCACTTCGTTGTAAAAATTGTGGATCAAAAATTTTCTTTAAGAAGAGAAGTAGAAGAG tTATGCAATATGAAGCTCGCTAA